Proteins encoded by one window of Glycine soja cultivar W05 chromosome 15, ASM419377v2, whole genome shotgun sequence:
- the LOC114388527 gene encoding probable glutathione S-transferase: protein MADEVVLLDFWPSPFGMRVRIALAEKGIKYEYKEEDLRNKSPLLLQMNPVHKKIPVLIHNGKPICESLIAVQYIEEVWNDRNPLLPSDPYQRAQARFWADYVDKKIYDLGRKIWTSKGEEKEAAKKEFIEALKLLEEQLGDKTYFGGDNLGFVDIALVPFYTWFKAYETFGTLNIESECPKFIAWAKRCLQKESVAKSLPDQQKVYEFIMDLRKKLGIE from the exons ATGGCAGATGAGGTGGTTCTGCTAGATTTCTGGCCAAGTCCATTTGGGATGAGGGTCAGGATTGCACTTGCTGAAAAGGGTATCAAATATGAGTACAAAGAAGAGGACTTGAGGAACAAGAGTCCTCTTCTCCTCCAAATGAACCCGGTTCACAAGAAGATTCCGGTTCTCATCCACAATGGCAAACCCATTTGTGAATCCCTCATTGCTGTTCAGTACATTGAGGAGGTTTGGAATGACAGAAATCCCTTGTTGCCTTCTGACCCTTACCAGAGAGCTCAGGCTAGATTCTGGGCTGATTATGTTGATAAGAAG ATATATGATCTTGGAAGGAAGATTTGGACatcaaaaggagaagaaaaagaagctgCCAAGAAGGAGTTCATAGAAGCCCTTAAATTGTTGGAGGAACAGCTGGGAGACAAGACTTATTTTGGAGGAGACAATCTAGGTTTTGTGGATATAGCGCTTGTTCCATTCTACACTTGGTTCAAAGCCTATGAGACTTTTGGCACCCTCAACATAGAGAGTGAGTGCCCCAAGTTTATTGCTTGGGCCAAGAGGTGCCTTCAGAAAGAAAGCGTTGCCAAGTCTCTTCCTGATCAGCAAAAGGTTTATGAGTTCATTATGGATCTAAGAAAGAAGTTAGGCATTGAGTAG